The following coding sequences lie in one Dunckerocampus dactyliophorus isolate RoL2022-P2 chromosome 4, RoL_Ddac_1.1, whole genome shotgun sequence genomic window:
- the ccdc157 gene encoding coiled-coil domain-containing protein 157 isoform X6 yields MLKMSQLLGRKDCIESLQKDVADLQVAILDVFSTTGQVRVFSWKFPDKLSSNLDLDLEQYDFMDGEDEFNQHSHVVLLELVIDRLLLLLQASSAYVVQLSTKKKKQQHHQKDCMSVGLVVKKYWRHLVEFADMKVRCMENKLKTEMLDWDECVTSTSPQMKLRNESSINDFSAWSSTSSIKFLPADEAPSSDIHSLLYNPKVHTCNISSQTIESASAPCGACHQVQSTIRKTGNALVELLQGEGLPSSLQQLLIAVEDTVDKGQMSSGDVAQWASEQLRDMRRLAKHVQQVRNTVDPLTNKLAAAEAEQIKLRYDMESAEKELKGEVEKHKSTVLQMELLLKKAQATMKETEERLSEEYQQLRRGSFIFRICIPKEVQFQSGRQNSNTARWTASS; encoded by the exons atgttgaaaatgtctCAGTTACTAGGTCGCAAGGACTGTATAGAAAGTCTCCAGAAAGATGTCGCCGACCTCCAAGTTGCCATTCTGGACGTGTTTTCAACAACTGGTCAGGTGCGCGTTTTCTCGTGGAAATTTCCGGACAAACTGTCAAGCAATCTCGATTTGGATCTGGAGCAGTATGACTTTATGGACGGAGAGGATGAATTTAACCAGCATTCTCACGTCGTTTTACTGGAGCTGGTGATCGACAG actACTACTTCTTCTTCAAGCCTCCAGTGCGTACGTTGTGCAACTGAGCACtaagaagaaaaagcaacaacacCATCAGAAAGACTGCATGTCAGTTGGTCTTGTTGTCAAAAAATACTGGAGACATTTAGTTGAGTTTGCAGACATGAAG GTGAGGTGCATGGAAAACAAGTTAAAAACAGAGATGTTGGATTGGGATGAATGTGTAACATCAACATCACCACAAATGAAGTTACGGAACGAGAGCAGCATCAATGACTTTTCTGCCTGGTCTTCAACGAGCTCCATCAAGTTTTTGCCAGCAGATGAGGCACCCTCCAGTGATATTCACAGCCTCCTATACAATCCCAAAGTTCACACCTGCAATATAAGCTCCCAGACTATTGAATCAGCCTCTGCTCCCTGCGGTGCATGTCATCAAGTGCAGTCTACTATTAGAAAGACAGGCAATGCATTGGTAGAACTTCTTCAAGGTGAGGGCCTGCCGTCCTCTTTACAGCAACTCTTAATTGCTGTGGAGGACACTGTGGACAAGGGGCAAATGTCATCGGGTGATGTTGCTCAGTGGGCCAGCGAGCAGCTCAGAGATATGCGACGACTCGCAAAACATGTACAGCAGGTCcgaaatacagtagatcctctTACAAACAAActagcagcagcagaagcagaGCAGATCAAATTACGATATGACATGGAAAGTGCAGAAAAGGAACTAAAGGGAGAAGTGGAAAAACATAAATCCACAGTTCTTCAGATGGAGCTTTTGTTAAAGAAAGCACAGGCAACCATGAAAGAAACAGAGGAAAGGCTATCAGAGGAGTATCAACAACTTAGGAGAG gttcatttattttcagaatatgcATCCCTAAAGAAGTACAATTCCAGTCTGGAAGACAAAATAGCAATACAGCAAGATGGACTGCAAGCTCTTG A
- the ccdc157 gene encoding coiled-coil domain-containing protein 157 isoform X5: MLKMSQLLGRKDCIESLQKDVADLQVAILDVFSTTGQVRVFSWKFPDKLSSNLDLDLEQYDFMDGEDEFNQHSHVVLLELVIDRLLLLLQASSAYVVQLSTKKKKQQHHQKDCMSVGLVVKKYWRHLVEFADMKVRCMENKLKTEMLDWDECVTSTSPQMKLRNESSINDFSAWSSTSSIKFLPADEAPSSDIHSLLYNPKVHTCNISSQTIESASAPCGACHQVQSTIRKTGNALVELLQGEGLPSSLQQLLIAVEDTVDKGQMSSGDVAQWASEQLRDMRRLAKHVQQVRNTVDPLTNKLAAAEAEQIKLRYDMESAEKELKGEVEKHKSTVLQMELLLKKAQATMKETEERLSEEYQQLRRGSFIFRICIPKEVQFQSGRQNSNTARWTASSWCVFLTISNDINHNMIQ, encoded by the exons atgttgaaaatgtctCAGTTACTAGGTCGCAAGGACTGTATAGAAAGTCTCCAGAAAGATGTCGCCGACCTCCAAGTTGCCATTCTGGACGTGTTTTCAACAACTGGTCAGGTGCGCGTTTTCTCGTGGAAATTTCCGGACAAACTGTCAAGCAATCTCGATTTGGATCTGGAGCAGTATGACTTTATGGACGGAGAGGATGAATTTAACCAGCATTCTCACGTCGTTTTACTGGAGCTGGTGATCGACAG actACTACTTCTTCTTCAAGCCTCCAGTGCGTACGTTGTGCAACTGAGCACtaagaagaaaaagcaacaacacCATCAGAAAGACTGCATGTCAGTTGGTCTTGTTGTCAAAAAATACTGGAGACATTTAGTTGAGTTTGCAGACATGAAG GTGAGGTGCATGGAAAACAAGTTAAAAACAGAGATGTTGGATTGGGATGAATGTGTAACATCAACATCACCACAAATGAAGTTACGGAACGAGAGCAGCATCAATGACTTTTCTGCCTGGTCTTCAACGAGCTCCATCAAGTTTTTGCCAGCAGATGAGGCACCCTCCAGTGATATTCACAGCCTCCTATACAATCCCAAAGTTCACACCTGCAATATAAGCTCCCAGACTATTGAATCAGCCTCTGCTCCCTGCGGTGCATGTCATCAAGTGCAGTCTACTATTAGAAAGACAGGCAATGCATTGGTAGAACTTCTTCAAGGTGAGGGCCTGCCGTCCTCTTTACAGCAACTCTTAATTGCTGTGGAGGACACTGTGGACAAGGGGCAAATGTCATCGGGTGATGTTGCTCAGTGGGCCAGCGAGCAGCTCAGAGATATGCGACGACTCGCAAAACATGTACAGCAGGTCcgaaatacagtagatcctctTACAAACAAActagcagcagcagaagcagaGCAGATCAAATTACGATATGACATGGAAAGTGCAGAAAAGGAACTAAAGGGAGAAGTGGAAAAACATAAATCCACAGTTCTTCAGATGGAGCTTTTGTTAAAGAAAGCACAGGCAACCATGAAAGAAACAGAGGAAAGGCTATCAGAGGAGTATCAACAACTTAGGAGAG gttcatttattttcagaatatgcATCCCTAAAGAAGTACAATTCCAGTCTGGAAGACAAAATAGCAATACAGCAAGATGGACTGCAAGCTCTTGGTGtgttttcctcacaatatcCAATGATATTAATCACAACATGATTCAGTAA